The following proteins come from a genomic window of Natrinema saccharevitans:
- a CDS encoding metal ABC transporter substrate-binding protein, with the protein MKLTRRALVKAGAGTVATGAIAGCLDDIDPASAEIDAGYAAFFTLWDWAERVSGDAIDFENPVGTGEAGHGWQPSGDLTRNVADTGAFVYLDTPEFSWAQDLAATLESDYDTVAVIDGLEGLEDRLLGWGHEVDTGGHEGNDHDENGSDDHDGHDHDETDYDPHVWLDPVIAGEIVDTIATGLADADPDNADTYEENAAAYVDDLESLDERLQDLFESADRRTAVFAGHDSFTYLQDRYGFELHTPVGVSPQESPSSGEISETISLIDDEGIETVLYDPFEAPDDEYPQLVETLLRDSNATDAMPLSHLSGTLSTWEEEGWGYREQMEEINLPALREVLDAQ; encoded by the coding sequence GCTGTCTCGACGATATCGACCCGGCGAGCGCCGAGATCGACGCCGGTTACGCGGCCTTCTTCACCCTCTGGGACTGGGCCGAGCGAGTAAGCGGCGACGCGATCGACTTCGAGAACCCGGTCGGCACCGGTGAGGCCGGCCACGGCTGGCAACCGAGCGGGGACCTCACCCGAAACGTCGCCGACACTGGGGCCTTCGTCTACCTCGATACGCCCGAGTTCTCGTGGGCCCAGGACCTCGCGGCGACGCTCGAGTCCGACTACGACACCGTCGCGGTGATCGACGGCCTCGAGGGACTGGAAGACCGACTCCTCGGGTGGGGCCACGAGGTCGACACCGGGGGGCACGAGGGGAACGATCACGACGAGAACGGAAGCGACGACCACGACGGCCACGATCACGACGAGACCGACTACGACCCCCACGTCTGGCTCGACCCCGTCATCGCGGGGGAGATCGTCGACACGATCGCGACCGGGCTGGCCGACGCCGATCCGGACAACGCCGACACCTACGAGGAAAACGCCGCGGCGTACGTCGACGACCTCGAGTCGCTGGACGAGCGACTGCAGGACCTCTTCGAGTCGGCCGACCGCCGGACCGCCGTCTTCGCCGGCCACGACTCCTTTACCTATCTGCAGGATCGATACGGGTTCGAGCTGCACACGCCCGTCGGCGTCTCGCCCCAGGAATCGCCGTCGTCGGGGGAGATATCCGAGACGATCTCGCTCATCGACGACGAGGGGATCGAGACGGTCCTCTACGACCCCTTCGAAGCGCCCGACGACGAGTATCCCCAGCTCGTCGAGACGCTGTTGCGGGACAGCAACGCGACCGACGCGATGCCGTTGAGCCACCTCTCGGGAACCCTCTCGACGTGGGAGGAGGAGGGCTGGGGGTACCGCGAGCAAATGGAAGAAATAAACCTCCCCGCGCTCAGAGAGGTATTAGACGCACAGTGA
- a CDS encoding metal ABC transporter permease, whose protein sequence is MSTRSPLRRRLERVGIGLTAVLAVAMVGLLAIDALRSYPVVNVIYDQARIAGWWLDHYLGTNVFYHPFMWRSIATGILIGVVAPLVGTYLVHREMALIGETLAHTAFAGVAVGLVVSSMTGWSGSLMLVALVVGILGALGVQWLAERTDTYGDVPIAIMLTGSFAVGTLIISYGRGMTGFNVEGYLFGNISVVTPSGARLMAVISVVVVLVTVATYKQLLFITFDEQAARVARLNVTWYNTLLIVMTAVVVVGAMQILGVILVAAMLVVPVAAATQVAHSFRETLTLSILVGQVAVVGGFALSISQGLPTGGSIVVVAIACYLLAILASSRSTAAISTR, encoded by the coding sequence ATGTCGACTCGCTCTCCCCTTCGCCGACGGCTCGAGCGCGTCGGGATCGGCCTGACCGCGGTCCTCGCGGTGGCGATGGTCGGCCTGCTGGCGATCGACGCGCTCCGCTCGTATCCGGTCGTGAACGTGATCTACGATCAGGCCCGGATCGCGGGCTGGTGGCTCGATCACTACCTGGGGACGAACGTCTTCTACCATCCCTTCATGTGGCGCTCGATCGCGACGGGGATCCTGATCGGCGTCGTCGCGCCGCTTGTCGGCACCTATCTCGTCCACCGCGAGATGGCCCTGATCGGCGAGACGCTGGCACATACTGCGTTCGCCGGCGTCGCCGTCGGGCTCGTGGTGAGTTCGATGACCGGCTGGAGCGGTTCGCTCATGCTCGTCGCCTTGGTCGTCGGCATCCTCGGGGCGCTTGGCGTCCAGTGGCTGGCCGAGCGGACCGACACCTACGGCGACGTGCCGATCGCGATCATGCTGACCGGGAGCTTCGCCGTCGGGACGCTCATCATCAGCTACGGCCGCGGAATGACCGGGTTCAACGTCGAGGGCTATCTCTTCGGGAACATCTCGGTCGTCACCCCCTCGGGAGCGCGGCTGATGGCCGTCATCAGCGTCGTCGTCGTCCTCGTCACCGTCGCGACCTACAAACAGTTGCTTTTCATCACCTTCGACGAGCAGGCCGCCCGCGTCGCGCGGCTCAACGTCACCTGGTACAACACCTTGCTGATCGTGATGACGGCCGTCGTCGTCGTCGGCGCGATGCAGATCCTCGGCGTGATCCTCGTCGCCGCGATGTTGGTCGTGCCCGTCGCGGCCGCGACGCAGGTCGCCCACAGCTTCCGCGAGACGCTGACCCTGTCGATCCTCGTCGGACAGGTCGCGGTCGTCGGCGGCTTCGCCCTCTCGATCTCGCAGGGGCTGCCCACCGGCGGCTCGATCGTCGTCGTCGCCATCGCCTGCTACCTGCTCGCGATCCTCGCCTCGAGTCGCTCGACGGCTGCGATCTCGACGCGCTGA
- a CDS encoding metal ABC transporter ATP-binding protein codes for MTVVDLENVTFAYGEQPAVRDVSLTVADGDFLGLIGPNGSGKTTLLQLMLGLRSPDSGSIELFGEPVSSFEDGERIGYVSQQATSGGGSMPVTVREVVTMGRFAHAGHGRLTDADHAAVDDALETVGITDLADRQINALSGGQRQRAYIARALASEADLLALDEPTVGVDAESRDAFYQLLESLNDEGITIILIEHDIGVVTDRASRIACINTELYHHGDTESFVESDALTEAYGASGQVVHHHH; via the coding sequence GTGACCGTCGTCGACCTCGAGAACGTGACCTTCGCCTACGGCGAGCAGCCGGCCGTCCGCGACGTCTCGCTGACGGTCGCGGACGGCGATTTCCTGGGACTGATCGGCCCGAACGGCTCGGGCAAGACGACCCTGCTGCAGCTCATGCTCGGGCTGCGCAGCCCCGACAGCGGCTCGATCGAGCTGTTCGGCGAGCCGGTGTCGTCGTTCGAGGACGGCGAGCGGATCGGCTACGTCTCCCAACAGGCGACCAGCGGCGGCGGCTCGATGCCGGTCACCGTCCGCGAGGTCGTCACCATGGGTCGGTTCGCCCACGCGGGCCACGGCCGGCTGACCGACGCGGATCACGCGGCCGTCGACGACGCCCTCGAGACGGTCGGCATCACCGACCTCGCGGACCGACAGATCAACGCGCTCTCGGGCGGCCAGCGCCAGCGGGCCTACATCGCGCGGGCGCTGGCCTCCGAGGCCGACCTGCTGGCGCTGGACGAGCCCACCGTCGGCGTCGACGCCGAGTCACGCGACGCCTTCTACCAGCTGCTCGAGTCGCTCAACGACGAGGGGATCACGATCATCCTGATCGAACACGACATCGGCGTGGTCACCGATCGGGCGAGCCGGATCGCCTGTATCAACACCGAACTCTACCACCACGGCGACACGGAATCGTTCGTCGAAAGCGACGCCCTGACCGAGGCCTACGGCGCGAGCGGCCAGGTCGTTCACCACCACCACTGA